In Erinaceus europaeus chromosome 10, mEriEur2.1, whole genome shotgun sequence, one DNA window encodes the following:
- the LOC132540739 gene encoding interferon omega-1-like yields MALLLCLLMPLVVLSCGPGGSLGCELPQSHVLDSIQNLRLLGQMRRLSPLSCLKDRRDFRFPWQQVDGSQLQKAQVMSVHHEMVQQAFQLLLSERASAAWDKTLLDHVRTGLHQQLEHLESCLVQLVTEEDSAQSYGRSSLEMKRYFQRIRLYLKEKKYSGCAWEVVRVEIMRSFSLSTTLQERVMDEDMGSP; encoded by the coding sequence ATGGCCCTCCTGCTGTGTCTCCTGATGCCCCTGGTGGTGCTCAGTTGTGGCCCCGGTGGCTCTCTGGGCTGTGAGCTGCCCCAGAGCCATGTCCTGGACAGCATCCAGAACTTGAGGCTTCTGGGCCAAATGAGGAGACTCTCGCCTCTGTCCTGCCTGAAGGACAGGAGAGACTTCAGATTCCCCTGGCAGCAGGTGGATGGCAGCCAGTTGCAGAAGGCCCAGGTCATGTCTGTGCACCATGAGATGGTGCAGCAGGCCTTCCAGCTCCTCCTGTCAGAGCGCGCCTCTGCTGCCTGGGACAAGACCCTCCTGGACCACGTGCGCACAGGGCTGCACCAGCAGCTGGAACACCTGGAGTCCTGCTTGGTGCAGCTGGTGACAGAGGAGGACTCTGCCCAGAGCTATGGGAGATCTTCCCTGGAGATGAAGAGGTACTTCCAGAGAATTCGTCTCTacctgaaagagaagaagtaCAGTGGGTGTGCCTGGGAGGTCGTCAGAGTGGAAATCATGAgatccttctctctgtccacaaCCTTGCAAGAAAGAGTCATGGATGAAGACATGGGGTCGCCATGA
- the LOC132540738 gene encoding interferon omega-1-like produces MALLLCLLMPLVVLSSGPGGSLGCELPQSHVLDSIQNLRLLGQMRRLSPLSCLKDRRDFRFPWQQVDGSQLQKAQVMSVHHEMVQQAFQLLLSERASAAWDKTLLDQVRTGLHQQLEHLESCLVQLGTEDDSAKSYGSASLEMKRYFQRIRLYLKEKKYSGCAWEVIRVEIMRSFSLSTTLQERVMDEDMGLP; encoded by the coding sequence ATGGCCCTCCTGCTGTGTCTCCTGATGCCCCTGGTGGTGCTCAGTAGTGGCCCCGGTGGCTCTCTGGGCTGTGAGCTGCCCCAGAGCCATGTCCTGGACAGCATCCAGAACTTGAGGCTTCTGGGCCAAATGAGGAGACTCTCCCCTCTGTCCTGCCTGAAGGACAGGAGAGACTTCAGATTCCCCTGGCAGCAGGTGGATGGCAGCCAGTTGCAGAAGGCCCAGGTCATGTCTGTGCACCATGAGATGGTGCAGCAGGCCTTCCAGCTCCTCCTGTCAGAGCGCGCCTCTGCTGCCTGGGACAAGACCCTCCTGGACCAGGTGCGCACAGGGCTGCACCAGCAGCTGGAACACCTGGAGTCCTGCTTGGTGCAGCTGGGGACAGAGGATGACTCTGCCAAGAGCTATGGGAGCGCTTCCCTGGAGATGAAGAGGTACTTCCAGAGAATTCGTCTCTacctgaaagagaagaagtaCAGTGGGTGTGCCTGGGAGGTCATCAGAGTGGAAATCATGAgatccttctctctgtccacaaCCTTGCAAGAAAGAGTCATGGATGAAGACATGGGGTTGCCATGA
- the LOC103125166 gene encoding interferon omega-1-like has product MALLLSLLMTLVVLSSGPGGSLGCELPQSHVLDSIQNLRLLGQMRRLSPLSCLKDRRDFRFPWQQVDGSQLQKIRVMSVHHEMVQQAFQLLLSERASAAWDKTLLDHVRTGLHQQLEHLESCLVQLVTEEDSAQSYGSASLEMKRYFQRIRLYLKEKKYSGCAWEVIRVEIMRSFSLSTTLQERVMNEDMGLP; this is encoded by the coding sequence ATGGCTCTCCTGCTGTCTCTCCTGATGACCCTGGTGGTGCTCAGTAGTGGCCCCGGTGGCTCTCTGGGCTGTGAGCTGCCCCAGAGCCATGTCCTGGACAGCATCCAGAACTTGAGGCTTCTGGGCCAAATGAGGAGACTCTCCCCTCTATCCTGCCTGAAGGACAGGAGAGACTTCAGATTCCCCTGGCAGCAGGTGGATGGCAGCCAGTTGCAGAAGATCCGGGTCATGTCTGTGCACCATGAGATGGTGCAGCAGGCCTTCCAGCTCCTCCTGTCAGAGCGCGCCTCTGCTGCCTGGGACAAGACCCTCCTGGACCACGTGCGCACAGGGCTGCACCAGCAGCTGGAACATCTGGAGTCCTGCTTGGTGCAGCTGGTGACAGAGGAGGACTCTGCCCAGAGCTATGGGAGTGCTTCCCTGGAGATGAAGAGGTACTTCCAGAGAATTCGTCTCTacctgaaagagaagaagtaCAGTGGGTGTGCCTGGGAGGTCATCAGAGTGGAAATCATGAgatccttctctctgtccacaaCCTTGCAAGAAAGAGTCATGAATGAAGACATGGGGTTGCCATGA
- the LOC132540737 gene encoding interferon omega-1-like, whose product MALLLCLLMPLVVLSCGPGGSLGCELPQSHVLDSIQNLRLLGQMRRLSPLSCLKDRRDFRFPWQQVDDSQLQKARVMSVHHEMVQQAFQLLLSERASAAWDKTLLDQVCKGLHQQLEHLESCLVQLVTEEDSSQSYGRASLEMKRYFQRIRLYLKEKKYSGCAWEVVRVEIMRSFSLSTTLQERVMDEDMGSP is encoded by the coding sequence ATGGCCCTCCTGCTGTGTCTCCTGATGCCCCTGGTGGTTCTTAGTTGTGGCCCCGGTGGCTCTCTGGGGTGTGAGCTGCCCCAGAGCCATGTCCTGGACAGCATCCAGAACTTGAGGCTTCTGGGTCAAATGAGGAGACTCTCCCCTCTGTCCTGCCTGAAGGACAGGAGAGACTTCAGATTCCCCTGGCAGCAGGTGGATGACAGCCAGTTGCAGAAGGCCCGGGTCATGTCTGTGCACCATGAGATGGTGCAGCAGGCCTTCCAGCTCCTCCTGTCAGAGCGCGCCTCTGCTGCCTGGGACAAGACCCTCCTGGACCAGGTGTGCAAAGGGCTGCACCAGCAGCTGGAACACCTGGAGTCTTGCTTGGTGCAGCTGGTGACAGAGGAGGACTCTTCCCAGAGCtatgggagagcttccctggAGATGAAGAGGTACTTCCAGAGAATTCGTCTCTacctgaaagagaagaagtaCAGTGGGTGTGCCTGGGAGGTCGTCAGAGTGGAAATCATGAgatccttctctctgtccacaaCCTTGCAAGAAAGAGTCATGGATGAAGACATGGGGTCGCCATGA